Proteins from a single region of Anastrepha ludens isolate Willacy chromosome 5, idAnaLude1.1, whole genome shotgun sequence:
- the LOC128863997 gene encoding protein RCC2 homolog: protein MSAKRKAGGNGAGPNKRRPKKQEDFEEDLSDASSDEGQSTSNQVEVLIPNDDLDPPSKLPDDLLTSLEKTPGQMLIAGMVTWDLTGKRDRKNVVKVRPNLYNFHRFTDEKYRYCASGCSSAHTLLINMDRKALAFGRNPSGQLGLPDVKICEKPTLIPGLEKFNIVQVACGRHHSLFLTDTGIVYACGENKSGQCGIGNTQPVVNIPTPINYVGPPIIRIGCGAEFSVILDIKGNLHTFGLPEYGQLGHNTDAKYFVNANKLSFHFESSPKKVVLYIEKNKEGHVTPVDNVQIVDFACGNNHTVAIDSKKRVYSWGFGGFGRLGHAEPKDEMVPRLIKFFDTQGRGARNVYCGATFSLIVNELGVLFLFGQNKKTGEANMYPKPVQDLSGWNITDIGCGNTSIIISADDTLIAWGASPTYGELGIGEFQKSSTVPKEVPKMDNIKIPQVAMGYSHTVLLVNTDHESTKEKYEKLPEYTIDD from the exons ATGTCTGCAAAACGTAAAGCTGGCGGGAACGGTGCAGGACCAAACAAGCGTCGGCCGAAGAAGCAAGAAGACTTTGAAGAGGACTTAAGTGATGCTTCTAGCGACGAAGGCCAATCTACCTCAAACCAGGTTGAAGTTTTGATTCCCAATGACGATTTGGATCCCCCCAGCAAGTTGCCGGATGATTTACTAACATCTCTGGAAAAAACCCCAGGTCAAATGCTGATTGCTGGAATGGTGACATGGGATTTAACGGGAAAGCGAGATCGCAAAAATGTTGTGAAAGTACGACCAAACctttataattttcatagatTTACTGATGAGAAG TACCGCTACTGTGCAAGTGGTTGCAGCTCTGCCCATACGCTTCTTATTAATATGGATCGTAAAGCCCTCGCTTTTGGTCGCAATCCATCAGGACAATTAGGTTTACCTGATGTGAAGATATGTGAGAAGCCTACATTGATTCCAGGgttggaaaaatttaacattGTGCAGGTAGCCTGTGGTCGCCATCATTCCCTCTTTTTGACCGATACAGGTATAGTTTACGCTTGCGGAGAGAACAAGTCTGGTCAATGTGGTATTGGCAATACTCAGCCAGTAGTAAATATCCCAACACCAATAAATTATGTTGGCCCACCAATTATTCGCATTGGTTGTGGTGCCGAATTTTCAGTGATACTCGATATCAAAGGTAATTTACACACTTTTGGATTACCTGAATATGGCCAGTTGGGACATAACACGGACGCAAAGTACTTTGTCAATGCCAACAAGTTATCGTTCCACTTTGAATCTTCACCCAAAAAAGTCGttctttatattgaaaaaaataaggaagGACATGTAACACCTGTGGACAACGTTCAAATTGTGGATTTTGCCTGTGGTAACAATCATACG GTTGCCATTGATTCGAAGAAGCGCGTTTATAGTTGGGGATTTGGAGGGTTTGGACGTTTGGGGCATGCTGAGCCAAAGGATGAAATGGTACCccgtttgataaaattttttgatactcAAGGACGTGGTGCACGTAATGTATATTGCGGCGCAACTTTCAGTCTCATTGTCAACGAACTTGGTGTTCTCTTCCTATTTGGACAGAATAAGAAGACAGGAGAAGCAAACATGTATCCAAAACCGGTTCAGGATTTATCGG GTTGGAACATAACTGATATCGGATGTGGAAATACTTCTATTATTATATCAGCTGATGATACCTTAATCGCCTGGGGCGCTTCTCCCACATATGGGGAGCTAGGTATTGGCGAATTTCAAAAGTCTTCCACTGTTCCTAAGGAAGTGCCCAAAATGGATAACATAAAAATACCTCAGGTAGCAATGGGTTATTCTCACACAGTTTTACTCGTAAATACTGATCACGAGTCAACTAAAGAAAAGTATGAGAAACTGCCAGAATATACCATCGATGATTGA